One stretch of Bosea vaviloviae DNA includes these proteins:
- the flgF gene encoding flagellar basal-body rod protein FlgF: protein MENALLVGLSRQMALARELDVIANNLANTSTNGFKSRSARFNEFIMPVASAETFPSGDRRLSYVIDKGTPIDLSQGALERTGNPLDVALREDNYLVVQTPNGQRYTRAGSLSLNQQGELVTKGGQQVLGEGGPIRFSNTETNFSIAVDGTVSSDQGVRGKLRQVRFNNPRALSSDGNNLFASATPPLPAGPQARLEPGAIEGSNVKAIIEMTRLMEVQRSYQGIANMMTKTDELRTKAISRLADQQA from the coding sequence GTGGAGAACGCGCTTCTCGTCGGCCTATCGCGTCAAATGGCTTTGGCGCGCGAGCTGGATGTCATCGCCAACAACCTGGCGAATACCAGCACGAACGGCTTCAAGTCGCGCTCGGCGCGCTTCAATGAATTCATCATGCCTGTCGCCAGTGCCGAGACCTTTCCGAGCGGCGACCGGCGGCTCTCCTATGTCATCGACAAGGGCACGCCTATCGACCTGTCGCAGGGCGCGCTGGAGCGCACCGGCAACCCACTCGATGTCGCGTTGCGCGAGGATAACTACCTCGTGGTCCAGACGCCGAACGGCCAGCGCTACACCCGCGCAGGTTCGCTGAGCCTGAACCAGCAGGGCGAGCTCGTGACCAAAGGCGGGCAGCAGGTGCTGGGCGAGGGCGGGCCGATCCGCTTCAGCAACACCGAGACCAATTTCAGCATCGCCGTCGACGGTACCGTCTCCAGCGATCAAGGCGTCCGCGGCAAGCTCAGGCAGGTCCGCTTCAACAATCCCCGTGCGCTGAGCAGCGACGGCAACAACCTGTTCGCCTCGGCCACGCCGCCGCTGCCGGCCGGGCCGCAGGCCAGGCTCGAGCCCGGCGCGATCGAGGGCTCGAATGTGAAGGCCATCATCGAGATGACCCGCCTGATGGAGGTCCAGCGCTCCTATCAGGGCATCGCCAACATGATGACCAAAACCGACGAACTGCGCACCAAGGCGATTTCCCGCCTGGCCGATCAGCAAGCCTGA
- the fliL gene encoding flagellar basal body-associated protein FliL has product MSKKTGKTDGEDAEGGEASKPGKKKLIMIGGALLLAGLGGGWFFFLKQPSPEQIAAAEHAKAAKKPASFVEMRDMMIGISPGGQQDRQPIIKVKVVLEIADAKVSEEIKPLLPRVEDAFQVFMRELRPADLEGSAGMYRLKEELLRRVNVTVYPAKIDAVLFKELLVQ; this is encoded by the coding sequence ATGTCGAAGAAGACCGGAAAGACCGACGGAGAGGATGCCGAGGGCGGCGAAGCGTCCAAGCCCGGCAAGAAGAAGCTGATCATGATCGGCGGCGCGCTGCTGCTCGCCGGGCTCGGCGGCGGCTGGTTCTTCTTCCTGAAGCAGCCCTCCCCGGAGCAGATCGCAGCGGCCGAGCATGCGAAGGCCGCCAAGAAGCCGGCGAGCTTCGTCGAGATGCGGGACATGATGATCGGCATCTCGCCGGGCGGCCAGCAGGACCGCCAGCCGATCATCAAGGTCAAGGTCGTGCTCGAGATCGCTGACGCCAAGGTCTCCGAGGAGATCAAGCCGCTGCTGCCGCGTGTAGAGGATGCCTTCCAGGTGTTCATGCGCGAATTGCGTCCGGCCGATCTGGAAGGCTCGGCCGGCATGTATCGCCTCAAGGAAGAATTGCTGCGCCGCGTCAACGTCACGGTCTATCCGGCCAAGATCGACGCGGTGCTGTTCAAGGAATTGCTGGTGCAGTGA
- the fliM gene encoding flagellar motor switch protein FliM: MSNDDLDLAGKPKNEPLSPEGMAAEWATMPDMLVEEGEQDGGTDRLMSQDEIDTMLGFSVGGDDRDARNGIQAIVDSGSVAYERLPMLEIIFERLVRLLSTSLRNFFTDNVEVSLESIRSVRFGDYINSISLPAMLSVFKAEEWDNFGLITIESSLIYSVLDTMFGGKRGQPAPRVDGRPFTSIEINMLKRVIALILSDAEAAFKPLSPVRFTVDRIESNPRFVSISRPANAAIRVELKFDMEGRGGCLHLLLPYATIEPIRELLLESFMGEKLGRDAIWENHLATEVWQTDVAVTCVLHETQMPLKRVMKLEIGDTLMFDARPDSTVALRCGDFIVSEGRIGRVDDKIAVQVVSPLRRSKTTIAAFDSATSHLGSTS; encoded by the coding sequence ATGAGCAACGACGACCTCGACCTAGCCGGCAAGCCCAAGAACGAGCCCCTCAGCCCGGAAGGGATGGCGGCCGAATGGGCGACCATGCCCGACATGCTGGTGGAGGAAGGCGAGCAGGATGGCGGCACCGACCGCCTGATGTCGCAGGACGAAATCGACACGATGCTCGGTTTCTCCGTCGGCGGCGACGACAGGGACGCCCGCAACGGCATCCAGGCCATCGTCGATTCCGGATCGGTTGCCTATGAACGCCTGCCGATGCTCGAGATCATCTTCGAGCGTCTCGTGCGCCTGCTCTCGACCAGCCTGCGCAACTTCTTCACCGACAATGTCGAGGTCTCGCTGGAGAGCATCCGCTCGGTGCGCTTCGGCGACTACATCAATTCGATCTCGCTGCCCGCCATGCTCTCGGTGTTCAAGGCCGAAGAGTGGGACAATTTCGGCCTGATCACGATCGAGTCCTCGCTGATCTATTCAGTGCTCGACACGATGTTCGGCGGCAAGCGCGGCCAGCCGGCGCCGCGCGTCGACGGCCGCCCTTTCACCTCGATCGAGATCAACATGCTCAAGCGCGTCATCGCGCTGATCCTGAGTGATGCCGAGGCCGCCTTCAAACCGCTCTCGCCGGTGCGCTTCACGGTCGATCGCATCGAGTCCAATCCGCGCTTCGTCTCGATCTCCCGCCCCGCCAACGCCGCCATCCGCGTCGAGCTCAAATTCGACATGGAAGGCCGGGGCGGCTGCCTGCATCTGCTGCTGCCTTACGCCACGATCGAGCCGATCCGCGAATTGCTGCTCGAAAGCTTCATGGGTGAGAAGCTCGGGCGTGATGCGATCTGGGAAAACCATCTGGCGACCGAGGTCTGGCAGACCGACGTCGCCGTGACCTGCGTGCTCCATGAGACGCAGATGCCGCTGAAGCGGGTGATGAAACTCGAGATCGGCGACACCTTGATGTTCGACGCCAGGCCCGATTCGACGGTCGCACTGCGCTGCGGCGACTTCATCGTCAGCGAGGGCCGGATCGGACGCGTCGACGACAAGATCGCCGTTCAGGTCGTCAGCCCGCTGCGCCGCTCCAAGACCACGATCGCCGCCTTCGACAGCGCCACGAGCCATCTCGGTTCCACCTCCTGA
- a CDS encoding DUF6468 domain-containing protein — MTITLIADALVASLLVATIITCYVLAKRIERLKADEGAMRQTVGALISATDTAERAIAGLKLTLGDCDRTLAERLRTAERYAADLAAQIEAGQTVMERISQIVSAATLVAPKAPEPPAPEPTPISRMASAAESAAAIRARAARRLEGQAA; from the coding sequence ATGACGATCACCCTCATCGCCGATGCCCTCGTCGCAAGCCTCCTCGTCGCGACCATCATCACCTGCTACGTGCTGGCCAAGCGCATCGAGCGGCTCAAGGCCGACGAAGGCGCCATGCGCCAGACCGTCGGCGCGCTGATCTCGGCGACCGATACCGCCGAGCGCGCCATCGCCGGGTTGAAGCTGACGCTGGGCGACTGCGACCGCACCCTGGCCGAGCGCCTGCGCACCGCCGAGCGCTACGCCGCCGACCTCGCCGCCCAGATCGAAGCCGGCCAGACCGTGATGGAGCGGATCTCGCAGATCGTCAGCGCCGCCACGCTGGTCGCGCCGAAAGCCCCGGAACCGCCTGCGCCCGAGCCCACCCCGATTTCGCGCATGGCCAGCGCCGCCGAATCCGCGGCCGCCATCCGCGCCCGCGCCGCCCGGCGCCTGGAAGGCCAGGCCGCGTGA
- a CDS encoding MotE family protein has translation MIERPRLFPAVILGAMGLLALKLLAWTAEPYPGKVPSSASVFSPDSTRPVKPEPQVWALAKVIAQAHAPDRALRDPETTGSVDKPDPKKEQEKAEAEAKADAARAANPNNKAGVVNGTAKVASPAERAILERLGERREEIDARIRELEMRERLLDTAEKKLDGRVGDLKQLEDKVDGPKRKPAEDELKAIRNLVIMYETMKPKDAARVFDRLSLDVLLPVVQQMNPRKMSDVLAAMAPERAEKLTVALATSSRAPERSTAELMPLPGNELPAIAPAPRR, from the coding sequence GTGATCGAAAGGCCCCGCCTCTTTCCGGCAGTGATTCTCGGCGCCATGGGTCTCCTGGCGCTGAAATTGCTCGCCTGGACGGCGGAGCCCTATCCGGGAAAAGTGCCGTCAAGCGCGAGCGTCTTTTCCCCCGACAGCACGCGCCCAGTAAAGCCGGAGCCCCAGGTCTGGGCCCTCGCCAAGGTGATCGCCCAGGCGCATGCACCCGATCGCGCCCTGCGCGACCCGGAGACGACCGGCTCGGTCGACAAGCCTGATCCGAAGAAAGAACAGGAGAAGGCCGAGGCGGAAGCCAAGGCCGATGCGGCACGCGCCGCCAACCCCAACAACAAGGCGGGCGTCGTCAACGGCACGGCCAAGGTCGCCTCTCCCGCTGAGCGGGCCATTCTCGAACGCCTCGGCGAGCGGCGCGAAGAGATTGATGCCCGGATTCGCGAACTGGAGATGCGCGAACGCCTGCTCGACACCGCCGAGAAGAAGCTCGACGGCCGCGTCGGCGACCTGAAGCAGCTCGAAGACAAGGTCGACGGCCCCAAGCGCAAACCCGCCGAGGACGAACTCAAGGCGATCAGGAATCTCGTGATCATGTACGAGACGATGAAGCCGAAGGACGCCGCACGCGTCTTCGACCGCCTCAGCCTCGACGTGCTGCTGCCGGTTGTTCAGCAGATGAACCCGCGCAAGATGTCCGACGTGCTCGCCGCCATGGCGCCCGAGCGGGCCGAGAAGCTGACGGTGGCCCTCGCCACCAGCTCGCGCGCGCCCGAGCGCAGCACGGCCGAACTCATGCCGCTCCCGGGTAACGAACTGCCGGCCATCGCGCCCGCTCCGCGCCGGTAG
- a CDS encoding L,D-transpeptidase family protein — translation MKTANLRMAMLAVVLGLGANSALALTADQINQVTFSDRQRPWGAGPDPFIVKAQVLLSRRSISPGVIDGGHGENFRKAVAQFRRQANLGAGDEMDELTWLGLGGDSANDVVSEYKLSEKDTAYDFADAIPRDYAKQAKMKRLSYTSPEEMLGERFHMSEKLLRALNPDAAFSEAGASLFVVSAERSLEKGSARRIDAVKSTGMVVVFGADDKVLASYPATIGSENTPSPTGEYTVERVARNPNYTYDPEKNFQQGKNTKTLVLPPGPNGPVGTIWIALSKPTFGIHGTPEPSQVSKTTSHGCVRLTNWDAEELADLVKPGVPVRFVD, via the coding sequence ATGAAAACCGCCAATCTGCGCATGGCGATGCTGGCGGTGGTACTGGGTCTGGGAGCAAACTCAGCTCTCGCACTCACCGCCGATCAGATTAACCAGGTGACGTTCTCCGACCGGCAGCGCCCGTGGGGCGCCGGACCGGATCCGTTTATCGTCAAGGCCCAGGTGCTTCTCAGTCGTCGCAGCATATCGCCCGGTGTCATCGACGGTGGCCACGGTGAGAACTTTCGCAAAGCCGTCGCGCAGTTCCGACGTCAGGCGAACCTTGGCGCCGGCGATGAGATGGATGAGCTCACTTGGCTCGGCCTTGGTGGTGACAGCGCCAACGATGTCGTGTCCGAATACAAGCTCTCAGAAAAGGACACAGCGTACGACTTCGCCGACGCCATACCGCGCGACTATGCCAAGCAGGCCAAGATGAAGCGCCTGTCCTACACCAGCCCTGAGGAGATGCTGGGAGAGCGCTTCCACATGAGCGAGAAGCTTCTGAGGGCACTCAATCCCGACGCGGCTTTCTCAGAGGCAGGTGCGAGTCTCTTCGTGGTCTCCGCCGAACGCTCGCTCGAGAAGGGCAGCGCCCGGCGGATCGACGCGGTCAAGAGCACCGGAATGGTTGTGGTCTTCGGCGCCGATGACAAGGTTCTGGCGAGTTATCCAGCGACCATCGGCAGCGAGAACACCCCGTCTCCGACGGGCGAATACACGGTCGAGAGAGTGGCAAGGAATCCGAACTACACCTACGACCCCGAAAAGAACTTCCAGCAAGGCAAGAACACCAAGACCCTCGTGCTCCCACCCGGCCCCAATGGCCCGGTCGGCACGATCTGGATTGCGCTGTCCAAGCCGACTTTCGGAATCCACGGCACCCCCGAACCCTCGCAGGTCAGTAAGACGACGTCGCATGGCTGTGTGAGACTCACGAACTGGGATGCGGAGGAACTCGCCGACCTGGTGAAGCCGGGCGTGCCGGTGCGTTTCGTGGACTGA
- a CDS encoding extensin family protein has product MRVPSGHRQAVAISIALLISFAPALSAPATRDRAVGVKRSARPTQTLVRMPLPPRRPAEFVPDATAKAASPPSQAQIPEKPPGPSACVETFKERGGVALPLASASSTGDCGIDDPVTFERIDMPDGSKVELDSAITVRCSFALEVLIWTRDDLSGIAARENAKLATLAGVGGHACRPRNGVAGAPISEHASGNALDVAALKMQDGRTIALAGRDEATLSMRSAISKSACARFTTVLGPGSDSAHKDHLHLDMRKRSRDFRICQWTVE; this is encoded by the coding sequence GTGCGTGTCCCCAGCGGCCATCGACAAGCCGTCGCAATCTCGATCGCGTTGCTCATAAGCTTTGCACCGGCCTTGTCCGCACCGGCCACGCGGGATCGTGCCGTTGGGGTGAAACGATCAGCCCGCCCGACGCAAACCTTGGTGAGAATGCCCCTGCCGCCGCGGCGTCCGGCCGAGTTCGTGCCTGATGCGACGGCGAAGGCCGCCTCCCCTCCTTCACAGGCACAGATACCGGAGAAGCCACCGGGCCCATCGGCCTGCGTCGAGACGTTCAAGGAGCGCGGTGGCGTCGCACTCCCCCTGGCATCTGCCAGCAGCACCGGCGACTGCGGTATTGACGACCCCGTCACGTTCGAGCGTATCGATATGCCGGACGGATCCAAGGTCGAACTGGACAGCGCGATTACGGTCCGTTGCTCGTTCGCGCTCGAAGTCCTGATCTGGACTCGCGACGACCTTTCGGGGATAGCCGCGCGAGAGAACGCCAAGCTCGCCACTCTAGCCGGTGTCGGCGGACATGCCTGTCGGCCACGCAACGGTGTCGCTGGCGCTCCGATCAGCGAGCATGCCAGTGGCAACGCGCTAGATGTCGCTGCGTTAAAAATGCAAGACGGACGCACCATCGCGCTAGCTGGCCGCGACGAGGCGACGCTGTCGATGCGCAGTGCGATCAGCAAGAGCGCATGCGCAAGATTTACGACCGTGCTCGGGCCGGGATCTGACAGCGCCCATAAAGATCACCTCCACCTCGACATGCGGAAGCGCTCGCGCGACTTTCGGATCTGCCAATGGACGGTCGAATGA
- a CDS encoding extracellular catalytic domain type 1 short-chain-length polyhydroxyalkanoate depolymerase — protein MNPRFHAAIAEATTRLKTADVAGATAAIQRALAGQAPQMRQRPEDGEANTVGFKVPLRRRLGDVLRTLRDDQKHFKQPARDNDRSTDVPGDGERFRQRRFQAAAGSVTYKVYVPANHAERELALVMMLHGCTQDPDDFARGTRMNALADEFGLIVAYPHQPRSTNAQGCWHWFDARHQKRGSGEPAVLAGLAQALTAEFKIDGKRVFVAGLSAGGAMADVLSSTYPEVFAAAGIHSGLPHGAASDVVSAFAAMKGNAKATARPEEANTRKIIFHGAADATVHPSNGEMVFDRTRSRHGKLPEVTTDGVVNSKRVTRTLLGSATGPAIAEYWLVHGSGHAWSGGDNKGSFADATGPDASREMIRFFLES, from the coding sequence ATGAACCCGCGCTTTCACGCCGCCATCGCGGAAGCTACGACCCGTCTCAAGACGGCCGATGTGGCGGGCGCGACGGCAGCCATCCAGCGCGCACTCGCTGGCCAGGCCCCTCAAATGCGACAACGCCCTGAGGACGGCGAGGCGAACACGGTCGGTTTCAAAGTTCCTCTCCGCCGCCGATTGGGCGATGTCCTGAGAACGCTTCGCGACGACCAGAAGCATTTTAAGCAACCCGCAAGGGATAACGATCGCAGCACCGACGTCCCAGGAGACGGCGAGCGCTTTCGCCAACGCAGATTTCAAGCTGCTGCCGGATCGGTGACCTACAAAGTTTACGTACCTGCGAACCATGCCGAGCGCGAACTGGCGCTGGTCATGATGCTGCATGGCTGCACGCAGGACCCCGACGATTTCGCGCGAGGTACACGGATGAATGCGCTGGCCGATGAATTCGGCCTGATCGTCGCCTACCCTCACCAACCGCGATCGACCAATGCACAGGGCTGTTGGCATTGGTTCGATGCACGTCATCAAAAGCGCGGTTCGGGCGAGCCTGCGGTGCTTGCAGGCCTGGCTCAAGCGCTGACCGCCGAATTCAAGATCGATGGGAAGCGGGTCTTCGTCGCGGGTCTGTCGGCAGGTGGCGCAATGGCTGATGTGCTGTCATCGACCTACCCCGAGGTCTTCGCTGCGGCCGGCATCCATTCTGGGCTCCCGCATGGAGCGGCCTCTGACGTCGTGTCAGCATTCGCTGCGATGAAGGGTAATGCAAAAGCGACCGCCCGGCCGGAGGAAGCGAACACCAGAAAGATCATCTTCCACGGCGCGGCCGATGCAACGGTTCACCCGTCAAATGGCGAGATGGTGTTCGATAGGACGCGGTCTCGCCACGGGAAGCTGCCGGAGGTCACGACCGATGGCGTCGTAAACAGCAAGCGCGTTACCCGGACGTTGCTCGGATCGGCAACCGGTCCTGCGATCGCCGAGTATTGGCTCGTTCACGGCAGTGGCCACGCCTGGTCAGGTGGTGACAACAAGGGAAGCTTCGCAGACGCAACAGGCCCCGACGCGTCGCGTGAGATGATCCGGTTTTTCCTCGAAAGTTGA
- a CDS encoding CopG family transcriptional regulator yields the protein MKAPDSEKLTLNLGFVDLGRIDLLVRDGFYSNRSDFIRTAIRNQLSTHADVAAKATTRLALELGLRTFTRQDLEAVVAAGEQLEIRVLGLAIIENDVSPELARNAIASLTVLGALHAAPQIKAALADRLT from the coding sequence ATGAAAGCGCCTGACAGCGAAAAGCTGACGCTGAATCTCGGTTTCGTTGACCTTGGTCGCATCGATCTTCTGGTCAGGGATGGGTTCTACTCGAACCGGTCCGACTTCATTCGCACGGCGATCCGCAACCAGCTTTCGACGCATGCTGACGTCGCGGCGAAGGCAACGACGCGGCTGGCTCTCGAACTTGGGCTGCGAACTTTCACGCGACAGGACCTGGAGGCGGTGGTTGCCGCCGGCGAACAACTCGAAATCCGAGTTCTAGGCCTGGCGATCATCGAAAACGACGTCTCACCGGAGCTTGCCAGGAACGCCATCGCTTCGTTGACGGTCCTCGGCGCGCTGCATGCTGCTCCCCAGATCAAGGCCGCTTTGGCCGATCGCCTGACATGA